Proteins co-encoded in one Rattus rattus isolate New Zealand chromosome 5, Rrattus_CSIRO_v1, whole genome shotgun sequence genomic window:
- the LOC116900259 gene encoding olfactory receptor 1020, with the protein MVRTLKGDQDKNDTEVTEFILLGLSDNPDLQCILFALFLVIYMVTLVGNLGMMALIKIDRSLHTPMYFFLSSLSFVDASYSSSVTPKMLVNLMAEDKGISFNGCATQFFFFGSFLGTECFLLAMMAYDRYAAIWNPLLYPVLMSGRICFMLVSTSFLAGFGNAAIHTGMTFRLSFCGSNKINHFYCDTPPLLKLSCSDTRINGIVIMAFSSFNVISCVLIVLISYLCILIAILKMPSAEGRHKAFSTCASHLMAVTIFFGTILFMYLRPTSSYSMQQDKVVSVFYTVVIPMLNPLIYSLKNKDVKKAVKKILQNCVL; encoded by the coding sequence ATGGTGAGAACTCTAAAAGGAGACCAAGATAAAAATGACACAGAAGTGACAGAATTTATCCTTTTGGGCCTCTCAGACAATCCAGACCTACAATGTATCCTCTTTGCATTGTTTCTGGTCATCTACATGGTGACACTGGTGGGTAATTTGGGCATGATGGCCCTGATTAAGATCGACCGCAGTCTGCACACACCtatgtatttctttctcagcagtcTTTCATTTGTTGATGCCTCTTATTCTTCTTCTGTCACCCCTAAGATGCTAGTAAACCTCATGGCTGAGGATAAGGGCATTTCTTTCAATGGCTGTGCTACCCAGTTCTTCTTCTTTGGCTCTTTCTTGGGAACTGAATGCTTCCTGTTAGCGATGATGGCCTACGACCGCTATGCGGCCATCTGGAATCCCCTGCTATACCCAGTTCTCATGTCTGGGAGAATTTGTTTCATGTTGGTGTCTACTTCATTTCTAGCAGGCTTTGGCAATGCAGCCATCCACACAGGGATGACTTTCAGACTGTCCTTTTGTGGCTCTAATAAGATCAATCATTTCTATTGTGACACACCACCCTTGCTCAAACTCTCTTGCTCTGACACTCGCATTAATGGCATTGTGATCATGGCCTTCTCTAGTTTCAATGTCATCAGCTGTGTTCTGATTGTTCTCATTTCATATCTGTGCATCCTCATTGCCATATTGAAGATGCCTTCTGCAGAGGGAAGACAcaaagccttctccacctgtgcCTCCCACCTCATGGCTGTCACCATCTTCTTTGGAACAATTCTTTTCATGTACTTGCGTCCTACCTCTAGCTACTCTATGCAGCAGGACAAAGTTGTCTCTGTGTTTTATACAGTAGTGATTCCGATGCTTAATCCTCTCAtctatagtttaaaaaataaagatgttaagAAAGCAGTGAAGAAAATCTTACAGAATTGTGTGCTTTGA
- the LOC116900260 gene encoding LOW QUALITY PROTEIN: olfactory receptor 1020-like (The sequence of the model RefSeq protein was modified relative to this genomic sequence to represent the inferred CDS: inserted 1 base in 1 codon), translating into MVRTVKGIHDKNDTKVTEFILLGLSDNPDLQHFLFILFLIIYIVTLVGNLGMMALIKIDRCLHTPMYFFLSSLSFVDASSSSTVTPKMLLNLMAEDKGISFNGCAAQFFFFGSFLGTECFLLAMMAYDRYAAIWNPLLYPVLMSGRICFMLVSTSFLAGFGNAAIHTGMTFRLSFCGSNKINHFYCDTPPLLKLSCSDIHTNGIVIMVFSSFTVLICVLIVLISYLCILIAILKMSSAEGRHKAFSTCSSHLMAVTIFFGSILFMYLRPTTSYSMEQDKVVSVFYTVVIPMLNPLIYSLKNKDVKEAXKKIIQKHIL; encoded by the exons ATGGTCAGAACTGTAAAAGGAATCCACGATAAAAATGACACAAAAGTGACAGAATTTATCCTTCTGGGCCTCTCAGACAATCCAGACCTACAACATTTCCTCTTTATATTGTTTCTGATCATCTACATCGTGACACTGGTGGGTAATTTAGGCATGATGGCCCTGATTAAGATCGACCGCTGTCTGCACACACCTATGTACTTTTTTCTTAGCAGCCTTTCTTTTGTTGATGCCTCTTCTTCATCTACAGTCACCCCTAAAATGCTGCTGAACCTCATGGCTGAAGATAAGGGCATTTCTTTCAATGGCTGTGCTGCCCAGTTCTTCTTCTTTGGCTCTTTCTTGGGAACTGAATGCTTCCTGTTAGCCatgatggcctatgaccgctatgcgGCCATCTGGAATCCCCTGCTATACCCAGTTCTCATGTCTGGGAGAATTTGTTTCATGTTGGTGTCTACTTCATTTCTAGCAGGCTTTGGCAATGCAGCCATCCACACAGGAATGACTTTCCGACTGTCCTTTTGTGGCTCTAATAAGATCAATCATTTCTATTGTGACACACCACCCCTACTCAAACTCTCTTGCTCTGACATTCATACCAATGGCATTGTGATCATGGTTTTTTCCAGTTTTACTGTTCTCATCTGTGTTCTCATTGTTCTCATTTCTTACCTGTGCATCCTCATTGCCATATTGAAAATGTCTTCTGCAGAGGGAAGACAcaaagccttctccacctgctcctCACATCTGATGGCTGTTACTATCTTCTTTGGTTCAATTCTCTTTATGTACTTGCGACCTACTACTAGCTACTCTATGGAGCAAGACAAGGTCGTCTCTGTGTTTTATACAGTAGTGATCCCCATGCTTAATCCTCTCATctacagtttaaaaaataaagatgtgaaaGAGG GTAAAAAAATCATACAGAAACACATTCTATAA
- the LOC116900261 gene encoding olfactory receptor 5M10-like produces MSYLNHTAVMDFILVGLTDSPVLGRILFVVFLVIYFITLTGNLCLIVLIRTNSHLQTPMYFFLGHLSFVDICYSSNVTPNMLHGFISDQKTISYAGCFTQCLLFIALVITELYILASMALDRYVAICSPLHYTTRMSKNVCVSLVAFPYVFGFLNGLSQTLLTFHLSFCGSHEINHFYCADPPLIMLACSDTHVKKMAMFVVAGFTLISSLSIILFSYLYIFAAILRIRSAEGRQKAFSTCGSHMTTVTIFYGTLFCMYLKSPSERSVEESKVIAVFYTFLSPLLNPLIYSLRNKDVINAMKQVIKGKFCQKIMV; encoded by the coding sequence atgtcatatttaAACCATACTGCAGTGATGGACTTCATTCTTGTGGGACTCACAGATAGCCCAGTACTGGGGAGGATCCTCTTTGTGGTGTTTCTGGTCATTTACTTTATAACGCTGACAGGAAACCTGTGTCTGATTGTGCTGATCAGGACCAATTCCCACCTGCAaacacccatgtacttcttccttggACACCTCTCCTTTGTAGACATTTGCTACTCTTCCAATGTTACCCCAAACATGCTGCACGGTTTCATCTCAGACCAGAAGACCATCTCCTATGCTGGATGCTTCACACAGTGTCTCCTCTTCATTGCTCTGGTGATCACTGAACTTTATATCCTTGCTTCAATGGCTCTGGACCGCTATGTGGCTATTTGCAGCCCTCTGCATTACACTACCAGGATGTCCAAgaatgtttgtgtctctctcgTCGCATTTCCTTATGTGTTTGGCTTCCTGAATGGGCTATCTCAGACTCTGCTCACTTTCCACCTGTCTTTCTGTGGCTCCCATGAAATCAACCACTTTTACTGTGCAGATCCCCCTCTGATCATGCTAGCTTGTTCTGACACTCATGTCAAAAAGATGGCCATGTTTGTTGTTGCTGGCTTCACTCTCATAAGTTCTCTCTCTATCATTCTTTTCTCCTACCTGTACATTTTTGCAGCCATCTTGAGGATCCGTTCTGCAGAAGGTAGGCAGAAAGCCTTTTCAACATGTGGTTCCCACATGACAACAGTCACCATATTTTATGGAACCCTTTTCTGTATGTATTTAAAGTCTCCATCAGAGAGGTCAGTAGAGGAGTCCAAAGTAATTGCGGTGTTTTACACTTTTTTGAGTCCATTGCTAAACCCTTTGATCTATAGCCTGAGGAATAAGGATGTCATCAATGCTATGAAACAGGTGATCAAGGGAAAGTTCTGTCAGAAAATTATGGTTTAG
- the LOC116900262 gene encoding olfactory receptor 5M10-like, producing MTCLNHTAMMDFILVGLTDSPVLGRILFVVFLVIYFITLTGNLCMIVLIRTNSHLQTPMYFFLGHLSFVDICYSSNVTPNMLHGFISDQKTISYAGCFTQCLLFIALVITEFYILASMALDRYVAICSPLHYSTRMSKNVCVSLVAFPYVFGFLNGLSQTLLTFHLSFCGSHEINHFYCADPPLIMLACSDTHVKKMAMFVVAGFTLSSSLAIILLSYLFIFVAIMKIRSADGRQKAFSTCGSHMTTVTIFYGTLFCMYLRPPSQKSVEESKVIAVFYTFLSPMLNPLIYSLRNKDVINAMKQIIKGKFLQ from the coding sequence ATGACTTGCCTAAACCATACTGCAATGATGGACTTCATTCTTGTGGGACTCACAGACAGCCCAGTCCTGGGGAGGATCCTCTTTGTGGTGTTCCTGGTCATTTACTTTATAACGCTGACAGGAAACCTGTGTATGATTGTGCTGATCAGGACCAATTCCCACCTGCAaacacccatgtacttcttccttggACACCTCTCCTTTGTAGACATTTGCTACTCTTCCAATGTTACCCCAAACATGCTGCACGGTTTCATCTCAGACCAGAAGACCATCTCCTATGCTGGATGCTTCACACAGTGTCTCCTCTTCATTGCTCTGGTGATCACTGAGTTTTATATCCTTGCTTCAATGGCTCTGGACCGCTATGTGGCTATTTGCAGCCCTCTGCATTACAGTACCAGGATGTCCAAgaatgtttgtgtctctctcgTCGCATTTCCTTATGTGTTTGGCTTCCTGAATGGGCTATCTCAGACTCTGCTCACTTTCCACCTGTCTTTCTGTGGGTCCCATGAAATCAATCACTTTTACTGTGCAGATCCCCCTCTGATCATGCTAGCTTGTTCTGACACTCATGTCAAAAAGATGGCCATGTTTGTTGTTGCTGGATTTACTCTCTCAAGTTCTCTTGCTATCATTCTTCTATCTTACCTTTTCATTTTTGTAGCTATAATGAAGATCCGTTCAGCTGATGGAAGGCAAAAGGCCTTTTCTACATGTGGTTCCCACATGACAACAGTCACCATATTTTATGGAACCCTTTTCTGCATGTACTTAAGACCTCCATCACAGAAGTCTGTAGAAGAGTCAAAAGTAATTGCAGTTTTTTACACTTTTTTGAGTCC